A single region of the bacterium genome encodes:
- a CDS encoding DUF3347 domain-containing protein, protein MKSIKILMAITLLLSFTACNAQIKNAKTESVKIYGNCGMCESTIEKTGNVKKVAQVDWNKDTKMATLTYDPSKTSQDEILKRIALAGYDSDQFLAPDDAYAKLPNCCQYDRAKKTEIVKSETINDHTNHNHGGATDKPTETKQEVNQLSSVFENYFALKDALVKSDGNLASSKAKELLNALNAVQMNKLSNEEHTVWMKVMKDLKFDTEHIEETKDTGHQRDHFNTLSDNMYQLLKVSKQETPTYYQHCPMANNGKGANWLSKENAVKNPYYGSKMLTCGKTVETIE, encoded by the coding sequence ATGAAATCAATAAAAATATTGATGGCAATTACCCTATTGCTATCGTTCACAGCGTGTAACGCTCAAATAAAAAACGCCAAAACCGAAAGCGTAAAAATATATGGTAACTGCGGAATGTGCGAAAGCACCATTGAAAAAACAGGAAATGTTAAGAAAGTAGCCCAAGTAGATTGGAACAAAGATACCAAAATGGCTACGCTTACATACGACCCAAGTAAAACCAGTCAAGACGAAATCTTAAAACGGATTGCATTGGCAGGTTACGATAGCGACCAATTTCTTGCACCTGATGATGCGTATGCCAAACTTCCTAATTGTTGCCAATACGACCGTGCAAAAAAAACGGAAATTGTGAAATCAGAAACGATTAACGACCATACTAATCACAATCACGGTGGAGCAACAGACAAGCCAACTGAAACAAAACAAGAAGTAAATCAACTATCATCAGTTTTTGAAAATTACTTCGCTCTAAAAGATGCTTTGGTAAAGTCTGACGGAAATCTAGCTTCTTCCAAAGCAAAAGAATTGCTCAATGCTCTTAATGCGGTACAGATGAATAAACTTTCAAATGAAGAGCATACTGTTTGGATGAAAGTAATGAAAGACTTGAAATTTGATACCGAACACATCGAAGAAACCAAAGATACGGGACATCAAAGAGACCATTTCAATACTTTGTCAGATAATATGTATCAACTCTTGAAAGTTTCTAAACAAGAAACGCCTACTTATTACCAACATTGCCCAATGGCAAACAATGGCAAAGGTGCTAATTGGTTGAGCAAGGAAAATGCAGTTAAAAACCCTTATTACGGTTCTAAAATGCTTACTTGTGGTAAAACGGTAGAAACAATTGAATAA
- a CDS encoding GHKL domain-containing protein — protein sequence MVSKFRLMVIVRILLLTATINVWIYVMRATELYVTMALLAVIVVYQIGSMIVYVEKTNRDLRRFLEAVRHEDFTQTFAGAGLGSSFDELKSAFNEIITNFRKTRAEKEEHFRYLQTVVQHIGVGLIAFTSDGTVELMNTAARRLLRTGQWLPTVDLKNIHSIKTLSPSLADAFINLKTGDKAIIKVEMRSEFMQLMVQATEFRLREQLYRLVSLQNIQTELEEKEMEAWQNLIRVLTHEIMNSVTPISSLASTVNDLITKTYENENQNKPDSDTLSDIHGALTTIQNRSQGLIHFVDAYRNLTKIPKPTFRLVTVEELFARIEHLMRPRMAEKKILFSKSIDPQSLEITADSILIEQVLINLLVNAMHAVEGQSRPEIWLRADMDENGRVCIHVTDNGYGIIEEALNKIFIPFFTTKPDGSGIGLSLSRQIMRLHRGSITVQSKPHVKTVFTLRF from the coding sequence ATGGTATCTAAATTTCGACTCATGGTGATCGTGCGTATCCTGTTATTGACAGCGACGATCAATGTGTGGATTTATGTCATGCGGGCGACGGAGCTGTATGTCACTATGGCGCTGCTCGCCGTGATCGTGGTGTACCAGATCGGCAGTATGATCGTGTATGTCGAAAAAACCAATCGCGACCTCCGGCGATTTCTGGAAGCCGTTCGTCATGAGGATTTTACGCAGACGTTTGCCGGCGCCGGTCTCGGTTCGTCGTTTGATGAACTGAAATCCGCGTTTAACGAAATTATTACCAATTTTCGCAAGACACGCGCCGAAAAAGAAGAACATTTCCGCTATCTGCAAACGGTCGTCCAGCATATCGGTGTGGGTTTGATCGCGTTTACCTCCGACGGTACGGTCGAGCTGATGAATACGGCGGCGCGCCGGCTTCTCAGGACAGGGCAATGGCTTCCGACCGTGGATCTGAAAAATATCCACAGTATCAAAACATTGAGCCCGTCGCTGGCCGATGCGTTTATCAACCTGAAAACAGGGGATAAAGCCATCATCAAAGTGGAAATGCGGAGCGAATTTATGCAGCTGATGGTGCAAGCCACGGAGTTTCGACTGCGCGAGCAGCTCTATCGCCTTGTTTCCCTCCAAAATATCCAGACGGAATTGGAAGAAAAAGAAATGGAAGCGTGGCAGAATCTGATTCGCGTACTGACGCATGAGATTATGAATTCGGTAACGCCGATTTCTTCGCTCGCATCCACCGTCAATGATCTCATAACCAAAACTTATGAAAATGAAAACCAAAACAAGCCGGACTCCGACACGCTTTCGGATATTCACGGCGCTTTGACGACGATCCAAAACCGCAGCCAGGGACTGATCCATTTTGTGGATGCGTATCGCAATCTGACCAAAATTCCTAAACCTACGTTTCGCTTAGTGACGGTGGAGGAACTTTTTGCCCGGATCGAACATCTGATGCGCCCGCGTATGGCGGAGAAAAAAATTCTTTTCAGTAAATCCATAGACCCCCAATCGCTCGAAATCACCGCCGACAGCATCCTGATCGAGCAGGTACTCATCAATCTGCTGGTCAATGCGATGCATGCCGTCGAAGGCCAATCGCGTCCGGAAATCTGGCTTCGCGCGGATATGGACGAAAACGGGCGCGTGTGCATTCACGTCACCGATAATGGGTACGGTATTATCGAAGAAGCGCTCAATAAAATTTTTATTCCGTTTTTTACGACCAAACCCGACGGCAGCGGCATAGGACTCAGTCTTTCGCGTCAGATTATGCGTCTGCATCGCGGCTCCATCACCGTCCAGTCCAAGCCGCATGTGAAAACCGTTTTTACATTACGTTTTTGA
- the erm gene encoding 23S ribosomal RNA methyltransferase Erm, whose product MNKNKLPVRFTGQHFTIDKVLIEDAIKQSRINQNDTVLDIGAGKGFLTVHLLQKAKLVIAIENDFELITHLKHKFKQTQNIQVFGCDFRNYKIPDFSFKVVSNIPFGITSEILKILMFENMESFQGGSIFLQLEPAKKLFVDKIFNPYTILYHTFYSLKIVYEINPNSFIPPPTVKSAFLKIERKPLHIDFNQKVKYLNFLSFLLQKPNLPVRTALKLIFRKSQVNEISEKFGINLNLKIVNLSPSQWEDCFIEMLKVVPEKFHPS is encoded by the coding sequence ATGAATAAAAATAAATTGCCTGTAAGATTTACAGGTCAGCACTTTACAATTGACAAAGTGCTAATTGAAGATGCAATAAAACAATCAAGAATTAATCAAAACGATACGGTCTTAGATATTGGTGCAGGAAAAGGATTTCTAACTGTACATCTACTACAAAAGGCAAAATTAGTCATTGCGATTGAGAATGATTTTGAGTTAATAACGCATCTAAAACACAAATTTAAACAAACTCAAAACATTCAAGTTTTTGGATGTGATTTCAGAAATTATAAAATTCCTGATTTTTCGTTTAAGGTTGTTTCTAACATACCATTTGGTATAACATCAGAAATTTTAAAAATATTGATGTTTGAAAATATGGAAAGTTTTCAGGGCGGTTCAATTTTCCTGCAATTAGAACCTGCTAAAAAGTTATTTGTAGACAAAATCTTTAATCCTTACACTATCCTATATCATACATTTTATAGTTTGAAGATAGTTTACGAAATAAATCCTAATAGTTTTATACCTCCTCCAACTGTTAAGTCTGCTTTTCTTAAAATTGAACGAAAACCTTTACATATTGATTTTAATCAGAAAGTCAAATATTTAAATTTTCTATCCTTTCTGTTACAAAAACCTAATTTACCTGTCAGAACGGCTTTAAAATTAATATTCAGAAAAAGTCAGGTTAATGAGATTTCCGAAAAATTTGGAATTAATTTGAACTTAAAAATCGTGAATCTATCTCCAAGTCAATGGGAAGATTGTTTTATTGAAATGCTGAAAGTTGTCCCTGAAAAGTTCCACCCTTCATAA
- a CDS encoding site-specific integrase: MHDKVIRLDATIRNKENRVLIRFGFDEGLIALVKQLPDIRWDSADKAWQMPNTKENVNRIFLLFRGKAWIDYSALKSQKTENKPARKDAHAKMILPKQLNEEVLRKLEQFGEWLQSRRYGENTIKTYTDALRTFLRFHHSVPPDKITNDHIIKFNVEYIAKGHYSAAFQNQVVNAVKLFFSKIENTVLDLKSVHRPRREKLLPNVLSKQEVKAILDAPKNIKHKAMLSLIYSCGLRRSELLNLKITDIDSKRGLVIIKQSKGKKDRVVPLGLKILQLLREYYLSYKPKKWLFEGQNKEEQYSEQSLGKVLKMSVESAGIRKPVSLHWLRHSYATHLLENGTDLRYIQEILGHSSSRTTEIYTHVSTKNLQQIKSPFDDL, from the coding sequence ATGCACGATAAAGTAATTCGTTTAGATGCGACTATCCGCAACAAGGAAAATCGTGTTTTGATCAGATTTGGTTTTGATGAGGGACTGATAGCTCTTGTAAAACAACTTCCGGACATCCGATGGGACTCTGCCGATAAGGCATGGCAAATGCCTAATACCAAAGAAAATGTTAATCGCATTTTTTTGCTTTTTAGGGGTAAAGCGTGGATTGATTACAGTGCATTGAAATCCCAAAAAACGGAAAATAAACCGGCGCGAAAAGATGCCCACGCTAAGATGATTTTACCGAAACAGTTGAATGAGGAAGTTCTAAGAAAGCTTGAGCAATTTGGGGAGTGGTTGCAATCAAGACGATACGGTGAAAACACGATCAAAACCTACACCGATGCTTTACGAACATTTTTACGATTTCATCATAGTGTACCTCCTGATAAAATCACCAATGATCACATTATTAAGTTTAATGTCGAGTATATTGCAAAGGGACATTATTCGGCGGCATTTCAAAATCAGGTTGTCAACGCCGTAAAATTATTTTTCAGCAAAATTGAAAACACCGTTTTGGATTTGAAAAGCGTCCATAGGCCAAGACGTGAAAAGTTATTACCCAATGTACTAAGTAAGCAAGAGGTTAAAGCCATTTTAGATGCACCTAAAAATATCAAGCATAAAGCGATGTTGAGCTTGATATACAGTTGCGGTTTACGAAGAAGCGAATTACTAAATTTAAAAATTACAGATATTGATTCGAAGAGAGGTTTGGTCATCATAAAACAGTCTAAAGGGAAAAAAGACCGGGTCGTCCCATTAGGTTTGAAAATATTACAACTTCTGAGAGAATATTATCTTTCGTACAAGCCAAAAAAATGGCTGTTTGAAGGGCAAAATAAAGAAGAACAATATAGCGAACAAAGCCTTGGAAAGGTTTTAAAAATGAGCGTGGAAAGCGCAGGAATCAGAAAACCGGTGAGTCTGCATTGGCTGAGACATAGTTATGCGACACATTTATTGGAAAACGGAACCGATTTGAGGTATATTCAAGAAATATTGGGACATAGCAGCAGCCGAACTACAGAAATATATACCCATGTCAGCACGAAAAATTTACAACAGATTAAAAGCCCTTTCGATGATCTATAA
- a CDS encoding IS30 family transposase, with product MKHLTVEQRYTIFAMLQIGYTQIEIAKTIEVDKSTVSRELRRNCDMRSGKYIMDLAQRKADKRKADKRRKELFTLQMQRRVKKLLKRGFSPEQIAGRSKNEDKPMVSHETIYRWIWEEKRKGGTLHKYLRRQGRKYAKRGSKNAGRGFIPNRVDIDERPNVVDNKERFGDLEIDTIIGKNHKGAILTINDRLTGRVWIRKLQGKEAIPVAKVTAWALRKVKNLIYTITADNGKEFAKHEEIAQKLELDFYFCKPYHSWERGANENTNGLIRQYIPKGTDFSEITNKQIKRIENILNNRPRKRLGYLTPNEKFKQIINQNSVAFAS from the coding sequence ATGAAACATTTAACCGTAGAACAAAGATATACCATTTTTGCGATGTTGCAAATAGGTTATACACAAATAGAGATAGCAAAGACTATCGAAGTAGATAAAAGTACTGTAAGCCGAGAGTTAAGGCGTAATTGTGATATGCGTAGTGGTAAGTATATTATGGATTTAGCACAGCGCAAAGCAGATAAACGCAAGGCAGATAAGAGACGTAAAGAGCTATTTACCTTACAGATGCAGCGTAGGGTTAAGAAGCTCTTAAAAAGAGGTTTTAGCCCTGAACAGATTGCAGGTAGGAGCAAGAATGAGGATAAGCCAATGGTCTCTCACGAAACTATTTATCGCTGGATATGGGAGGAGAAGCGAAAAGGTGGCACGTTACACAAGTATCTAAGGCGGCAGGGACGTAAGTATGCTAAACGTGGCTCAAAGAACGCAGGACGTGGATTTATCCCTAACAGAGTAGATATTGATGAGCGTCCAAATGTGGTTGATAACAAAGAGAGATTTGGAGATTTAGAGATAGATACAATAATAGGTAAGAATCACAAGGGTGCAATTCTTACCATTAATGATAGACTAACAGGTAGGGTTTGGATACGAAAACTACAAGGGAAAGAAGCCATCCCAGTAGCTAAAGTAACCGCTTGGGCTCTACGAAAAGTAAAGAACTTAATTTATACTATTACGGCTGATAATGGAAAAGAATTTGCAAAACACGAGGAAATAGCACAAAAGTTAGAACTAGATTTCTACTTTTGTAAGCCATATCATTCTTGGGAGAGAGGTGCTAATGAGAATACTAACGGACTAATTAGGCAATACATTCCAAAGGGTACGGACTTTAGTGAGATAACCAATAAGCAGATTAAAAGGATAGAAAATATCCTCAATAATCGACCTCGTAAAAGACTTGGATACCTCACACCAAATGAAAAATTTAAACAAATTATTAACCAGAATTCAGTTGCATTTGCAAGTTGA
- a CDS encoding sigma-54-dependent Fis family transcriptional regulator, with amino-acid sequence MLASSKILIIDDDEDVLLAARLFLKQHVETVRTEKNPERIPHLLKEEAWDVIFLDMNFTRDVSSGIEGFQWLERILQIKPDAVVIMITAYGDVDMAVRAIKAGAMDFVLKPWQNEKLLATLSAAVRLRVSRREADQLRDREKQLVQAMESPMAEFIGQSEAMKKVFATIEKVAATDANVLILGENGTGKELVARALYHRSHRKDKPFITVDLGAISETLFESELFGHVKGAFTDAKEDRVGRFEVAGGGTLFLDEIGNLSLALQSKLLTAIQKNEITRLGSNKPIAVNARLICATNMPIKQMAEEKTFRQDLLYRINTIEIQLPPLRERKPDIHLLTDHFVKLYAKKYQKPAHTLSPSAIHKLENYPWPGNVRELQHTIERAVILCDAQLMTADDFALELGRTRTEPLQVDDYNLEEIEKALIHKVIEKHNGNISQAAKELGLTRTSLYRRLEKHGI; translated from the coding sequence CTTGCTCAAAGAAGAAGCGTGGGATGTGATTTTTTTGGATATGAATTTTACCCGCGATGTGAGCAGCGGAATCGAGGGTTTTCAGTGGCTTGAGCGTATTTTGCAAATCAAACCGGATGCCGTCGTGATCATGATCACGGCCTACGGGGATGTCGATATGGCCGTGCGGGCGATCAAAGCGGGGGCGATGGATTTTGTTCTCAAACCCTGGCAAAACGAAAAACTCTTAGCGACGTTATCCGCGGCTGTACGACTGCGCGTTTCGCGGCGTGAGGCCGATCAATTGCGTGATCGCGAAAAACAATTGGTGCAGGCGATGGAGTCGCCGATGGCGGAGTTTATCGGTCAAAGTGAGGCGATGAAAAAAGTTTTCGCCACGATCGAAAAAGTCGCCGCGACCGATGCCAATGTGCTGATCCTCGGTGAAAACGGGACGGGTAAAGAATTGGTCGCACGCGCCTTGTATCATCGCTCCCACCGCAAAGACAAACCTTTTATCACCGTCGATCTCGGCGCCATCAGTGAAACGCTTTTTGAAAGCGAACTGTTCGGTCATGTAAAAGGCGCTTTTACCGATGCCAAAGAAGATCGTGTGGGCCGTTTTGAAGTGGCCGGCGGCGGCACATTGTTTTTGGATGAGATTGGAAATCTTTCGTTGGCCTTGCAATCCAAATTGTTGACGGCCATTCAAAAAAATGAAATCACCCGCCTCGGCTCGAACAAACCGATCGCGGTCAATGCGCGCCTGATCTGCGCAACCAATATGCCGATCAAACAAATGGCGGAGGAAAAAACTTTTCGCCAGGATTTATTGTACCGCATCAATACGATCGAAATCCAGTTGCCGCCGCTGCGCGAACGGAAGCCGGATATTCATTTATTGACGGATCATTTTGTCAAACTCTATGCAAAAAAATATCAGAAACCCGCGCACACACTAAGCCCGTCGGCTATCCATAAACTGGAAAATTACCCGTGGCCGGGTAATGTGCGCGAACTGCAGCACACCATCGAGCGTGCCGTGATTTTATGCGATGCCCAGCTTATGACCGCGGATGATTTTGCGTTGGAGTTAGGTCGCACGCGTACGGAGCCCTTACAAGTCGATGATTATAATCTCGAAGAAATCGAAAAAGCGCTGATTCACAAAGTGATCGAAAAACACAACGGCAATATCAGCCAGGCCGCCAAAGAACTGGGGCTTACACGCACGTCGCTTTACCGCCGTTTGGAGAAACATGGTATCTAA